From a region of the Nitrospira sp. genome:
- a CDS encoding type II toxin-antitoxin system HicA family toxin has translation MTVAGKPSDDLPPGTLNSIFKQAGWKK, from the coding sequence GTGACGGTCGCAGGCAAGCCGAGCGACGATTTACCGCCTGGAACGTTGAACAGTATCTTCAAGCAAGCTGGGTGGAAGAAGTAG
- a CDS encoding MFS transporter, which produces MTERSIIRRRQWLLTRDFSLVWWSQVLSQVADGVSKLALLWFVYSITGSALKTTVIGLMQTLPPIVFGPVIGVVVDRLPKKAILIGSDLARALLIGLIPCWVSVESFTIQSLYVLTFLYGIATAMFVPTLSSSVPLMVKKEQLTAANALLQGTTSLGIVIGPVISGLGIAFTGSQDVLCLNAVTYLASAAFLFPLRLSAGMTTAPSARPRTTAIQDLFDGIRYTLISRRTILVLILLASLYTFGSGAFTTLFPVFGKALLSLGPIEVGYLWSWLGVGFLLISLCLVRFTEWDLRRRISIITWSSVVGGLALCALVWTSNIVVATLLVVLVGMGLGTWTPIAWGIIQEISPAHMVGRVMALYTAIATATSMAGMTFFGWLIDISSESVSLVGIGAVLLALATSSVWFRRRVEEEHLSVG; this is translated from the coding sequence ATGACGGAACGTTCAATCATCCGTCGCAGACAATGGCTCCTCACGCGTGATTTCAGTCTGGTGTGGTGGAGCCAGGTACTGTCGCAGGTGGCCGACGGTGTCAGCAAGTTGGCTCTCCTGTGGTTTGTCTATTCCATCACCGGGTCGGCGCTGAAGACCACGGTCATCGGCCTCATGCAAACATTGCCTCCGATCGTCTTCGGACCCGTGATCGGCGTGGTGGTCGATCGATTGCCCAAGAAGGCCATCCTGATCGGCAGCGACCTGGCCAGAGCCCTCTTGATCGGCTTGATCCCCTGTTGGGTATCTGTCGAATCGTTTACGATCCAATCGCTCTATGTGCTGACGTTCCTTTACGGGATTGCCACTGCCATGTTCGTGCCGACACTGTCCTCGTCGGTGCCGCTCATGGTGAAGAAAGAACAGTTGACCGCTGCCAATGCCCTCCTCCAAGGCACGACGAGCCTCGGCATCGTCATCGGCCCGGTCATCAGCGGACTGGGGATAGCCTTTACCGGGTCTCAGGATGTGCTCTGTCTCAATGCGGTGACCTATCTGGCGTCCGCGGCATTCCTGTTCCCTCTTCGACTTTCAGCAGGGATGACGACTGCTCCGTCGGCGAGACCGCGAACCACGGCGATTCAGGATCTGTTCGACGGTATTCGCTATACGTTGATATCTCGGCGCACCATTCTGGTGTTGATCCTATTGGCCTCGCTCTATACGTTTGGCAGCGGAGCATTCACCACACTGTTTCCGGTGTTCGGAAAGGCGCTCCTTTCACTCGGTCCGATAGAGGTGGGATACCTCTGGTCTTGGCTCGGCGTGGGCTTCCTCCTCATATCGCTCTGTCTCGTGAGGTTCACCGAATGGGATCTTCGGCGCCGGATCTCGATCATCACGTGGTCGAGTGTCGTCGGGGGGTTAGCGTTGTGCGCGCTGGTCTGGACTTCGAACATCGTGGTGGCCACCCTGCTCGTGGTGTTGGTCGGTATGGGGTTGGGGACCTGGACACCGATCGCTTGGGGGATCATCCAGGAAATCTCGCCCGCCCACATGGTGGGGCGGGTCATGGCGCTCTACACGGCGATTGCCACGGCCACATCTATGGCGGGCATGACCTTCTTCGGTTGGCTCATCGACATATCCAGCGAGTCCGTAAGTCTGGTCGGCATCGGCGCAGTCCTGCTTGCCCTCGCGACATCCAGCGTGTGGTTTCGCCGACGTGTCGAGGAAGAGCACCTTTCAGTCGGGTAG
- a CDS encoding MFS transporter, which yields MSQAISRSEDVEDGGERESRGWYLIRTRDFGLLWWGQVVSQIGEGLNKVALLWFVYTLTGSALKVTIVGLLQTVPPLLLGPVIGVFLDRLPKKTVMVWVDLIRAFMTFLIPALFALDLLSLEGLYVLIFLTSIVSTIFGPALVSAVPRLVRPSELVRANALIQGTNNIGLLLGPAISGVLIAMIGVENVLYVNSVTFLVSALCLIPMRLHETLKIDKEAGNKSPSVLDDLIVGFRFVFGTQSTVFLLVVISALYNLGASAFVFILPVYAKEFLQVGPVQLGWLWSGLGVGMLAVSTWLASRHQGDLHSRLRLIARGMTVGGLAVCSLSLLETPLVATAVVVVVGGSTAIMNPVVWALLQETTPEHLMGRVLTTFSTGSMATAMAGMTGFGWIAETVGPAQSLIGLGLVLLLTAAVAIRFMRRAVMTQQVAT from the coding sequence ATGAGTCAGGCAATATCCAGGAGCGAAGACGTGGAGGACGGCGGCGAACGTGAGAGTCGGGGCTGGTATCTGATCCGCACCAGGGACTTTGGGCTGTTATGGTGGGGACAGGTCGTCTCTCAAATTGGGGAAGGGCTCAATAAAGTCGCTCTACTCTGGTTTGTGTATACCCTCACCGGTTCGGCCCTGAAAGTGACGATCGTCGGATTGCTCCAAACCGTTCCGCCTTTGCTGTTGGGCCCCGTCATCGGTGTTTTTCTTGATCGCCTGCCGAAGAAGACCGTGATGGTGTGGGTAGACTTGATTCGTGCCTTCATGACCTTTCTCATTCCGGCGCTATTTGCTCTCGATCTCCTTTCCCTTGAAGGCTTGTATGTGTTGATCTTCTTGACATCGATTGTCTCGACTATCTTTGGACCGGCCTTGGTGTCAGCTGTCCCGCGCCTGGTCCGTCCGTCCGAATTGGTGAGAGCAAATGCCTTGATTCAAGGCACGAATAACATTGGGTTGTTACTGGGACCCGCGATCAGCGGCGTGCTCATCGCGATGATAGGCGTCGAGAATGTCCTGTATGTGAATTCGGTCACCTTCCTCGTCTCGGCCTTGTGTCTCATCCCCATGCGATTGCATGAAACGCTCAAGATCGATAAAGAAGCCGGCAACAAGTCTCCCTCAGTGCTGGATGATTTGATCGTCGGATTTCGATTCGTCTTCGGCACACAATCGACGGTGTTCCTTCTGGTCGTGATCTCGGCCTTGTACAATCTGGGTGCGAGCGCGTTTGTGTTCATTCTGCCGGTGTATGCGAAAGAGTTTCTCCAGGTCGGTCCGGTTCAACTGGGCTGGCTCTGGTCCGGTCTCGGGGTCGGTATGCTGGCGGTGTCCACATGGCTCGCCTCGAGGCACCAGGGAGATCTGCACAGCCGTTTGCGCCTCATTGCTCGTGGCATGACGGTGGGGGGACTGGCGGTCTGCAGTCTGAGCCTGCTCGAGACGCCGTTGGTCGCGACGGCGGTGGTGGTTGTAGTCGGTGGGAGCACGGCGATCATGAATCCCGTCGTATGGGCGTTGCTTCAAGAGACTACTCCGGAACACTTGATGGGACGCGTGCTCACGACGTTCAGCACGGGATCGATGGCCACCGCGATGGCCGGGATGACCGGTTTTGGATGGATTGCGGAGACCGTCGGCCCGGCGCAAAGCCTTATCGGACTTGGTTTGGTCCTGTTACTGACGGCAGCCGTTGCGATCCGGTTCATGCGCCGGGCGGTCATGACTCAACAGGTTGCGACCTAG
- a CDS encoding acyloxyacyl hydrolase: protein MSIHPIRAVALSLCVGLAWLSPVSAEAPSPNMDGKQSVGFVVGGMLPVRLMDAQSSKLNGVAVHPSWQIVLTDTIGDGWWSGSIALGAELALLGITQPTGAYGVGVTPKIVYTFTSFGRLKPYVEGGGGPLWTNFDGRIPEQGTDFNFLVWGGTGANWELTARWSLNAGVRFSHISNADTGSPNRGLNYLLPFIGISTKLF, encoded by the coding sequence ATGTCCATTCATCCCATCCGCGCCGTGGCGCTGTCGTTGTGTGTGGGCCTGGCCTGGCTGTCACCGGTTTCAGCAGAAGCACCATCCCCTAACATGGACGGAAAGCAGAGTGTCGGGTTCGTGGTCGGCGGAATGCTCCCTGTTCGACTGATGGATGCGCAATCGTCGAAGTTGAACGGGGTGGCCGTGCATCCCTCGTGGCAAATCGTGCTGACCGATACGATCGGTGACGGGTGGTGGAGCGGCTCGATTGCGCTTGGGGCCGAGTTGGCGCTGTTAGGAATCACCCAACCGACCGGCGCGTACGGCGTGGGTGTGACGCCCAAGATCGTCTATACGTTCACTTCGTTTGGTCGGTTGAAGCCCTATGTCGAGGGCGGCGGTGGTCCGCTCTGGACGAATTTCGACGGCCGTATTCCCGAACAAGGAACGGATTTCAATTTTCTGGTCTGGGGCGGCACGGGCGCAAACTGGGAGCTGACCGCACGATGGTCGCTCAATGCCGGAGTCCGGTTCAGCCACATTTCCAATGCCGATACCGGTAGTCCGAATCGTGGGCTCAATTACCTCCTGCCGTTTATCGGAATCTCCACGAAGCTCTTCTAG